In the genome of Pseudomonas sp. LBUM920, one region contains:
- the ycaC gene encoding isochorismate family cysteine hydrolase YcaC — protein MSTPTLSRLNKDDAVVLLVDHQTGLISLVQDFSPNEFKNNVLALADLAKFFNLPTILTTSFEQGPNGPLVPELKEMFPEAPYIARPGQINAWDNEDFVKAVKATGRKQIIIAGVVTDVCVAFPTLSALAEGFEVFVVTDASGTFNTTVQQAAWSRMTQAGAQLMNWFSVACELQGDWRNDMEGLGNLLSQRIPNYRNLMNGYAAVTARQG, from the coding sequence ATGAGCACTCCAACCCTCAGCCGCTTGAACAAAGACGACGCCGTAGTTCTGCTGGTCGACCACCAAACCGGCCTGATCTCGCTGGTGCAGGACTTCTCCCCCAACGAGTTCAAGAACAACGTGCTGGCCCTGGCCGACCTGGCGAAGTTCTTCAACCTGCCGACGATCCTCACCACCAGTTTCGAGCAAGGTCCTAACGGCCCGTTGGTGCCGGAACTGAAGGAGATGTTCCCGGAGGCGCCGTATATCGCTCGCCCGGGTCAGATTAATGCGTGGGATAACGAGGATTTCGTTAAGGCGGTCAAGGCGACTGGGCGCAAGCAGATCATCATTGCGGGTGTGGTGACGGATGTGTGTGTGGCGTTCCCGACGTTGTCGGCGCTGGCGGAGGGGTTTGAGGTGTTTGTGGTGACGGATGCGTCGGGCACGTTCAATACCACGGTGCAGCAGGCGGCGTGGAGCCGGATGACGCAGGCCGGAGCGCAGTTGATGAATTGGTTTTCGGTGGCGTGTGAGTTGCAGGGCGACTGGCGCAATGACATGGAAGGGTTGGGGAATTTGTTGTCCCAGCGGATTCCTAACTATCGGAATTTGATGAATGGGTATGCGGCGGTGACGGCGCGTCAGGGCTGA
- a CDS encoding nucleotide pyrophosphohydrolase produces MSKVGSTSEHLVNVENLSASLQRFADDRDWRQFHSPKNLLLALTGEVGELCEIFQWMSEADSVQAAKRPETAQAVKDELADVLMYLVRLASVLDVDLNEATKSKLAINGLKYPVDKAKSSSKKYDQL; encoded by the coding sequence GTGAGCAAAGTAGGTAGCACATCCGAGCACCTGGTAAACGTTGAAAATCTTTCTGCTTCATTGCAGCGCTTTGCTGATGATCGTGACTGGCGACAATTCCACTCTCCAAAGAACCTTCTACTGGCGCTGACGGGTGAAGTGGGCGAACTCTGCGAGATTTTCCAATGGATGAGTGAGGCCGACTCCGTGCAAGCGGCAAAGCGTCCTGAAACGGCACAAGCCGTAAAAGACGAACTCGCAGACGTCCTTATGTACTTGGTCCGCCTGGCCAGTGTGTTGGATGTCGATCTGAACGAAGCCACCAAAAGCAAACTCGCGATTAACGGATTGAAGTACCCAGTCGATAAAGCCAAGAGCTCCAGCAAAAAATACGACCAACTCTGA
- a CDS encoding DUF1190 domain-containing protein — MKRSKYVQLSLAASVAMAISGCGPTEKTYDLQKKYNFQSVQQCADEKLPVDVCSDAYMTAMAEHRRIAPVYDSQADCDADFVANWCQQDSNGKFIPKLGGFELTAAGQVTQSQVDAANAQAGGAQANSGGSGFSTSSLLTGLLIGNMLSNNRNSYRSEPVYRYRDDRGDYGSSTLNQRVSNGATFGRSNQARYGSSNYTNTLRSSSKPVSVASSTSRGGFGSKASARSGWGGGGSSS, encoded by the coding sequence ATGAAACGAAGCAAGTACGTCCAGTTGTCGCTGGCAGCGTCGGTCGCGATGGCGATATCCGGCTGCGGGCCGACCGAAAAAACCTACGATTTGCAAAAGAAGTACAACTTCCAGTCGGTTCAGCAATGCGCCGATGAAAAACTGCCGGTGGACGTGTGCTCGGACGCCTACATGACGGCCATGGCCGAGCATCGGCGCATTGCCCCGGTGTACGACAGCCAAGCCGATTGCGATGCCGACTTTGTCGCCAACTGGTGTCAGCAGGATTCCAACGGCAAGTTCATCCCCAAACTGGGCGGTTTCGAACTGACCGCCGCCGGCCAGGTGACGCAATCCCAGGTCGATGCGGCCAACGCTCAAGCCGGCGGCGCCCAAGCGAACAGTGGCGGCTCGGGCTTCTCCACCAGCAGCCTGCTCACCGGCCTGCTGATCGGCAACATGCTCAGCAACAATCGCAACAGCTACCGCTCCGAGCCGGTCTACCGCTACCGCGATGATCGCGGCGATTACGGCTCTTCGACGCTCAACCAGCGGGTCTCGAATGGGGCGACGTTTGGCCGGTCCAACCAGGCCAGGTACGGCAGCAGCAACTACACCAACACGCTGCGCTCCTCCAGCAAGCCGGTGTCCGTGGCGTCCTCGACCTCCCGTGGTGGCTTTGGCAGCAAAGCCAGCGCCCGCAGCGGCTGGGGCGGCGGCGGGTCGAGCAGTTAA
- a CDS encoding glutathionylspermidine synthase family protein: MKKIHCAERHDWKQTADSLGFLFHTIDDEPYWDESAYYQFTLKQIERDLEDPTTEIHDMCMDLVARVVQSEELLERLSIPAPFFDMIRTSWLEGHPHLYGRMDFSYNGTGPAKLLELNYDTPTSLYEAAAFQWGWLEQCIERGLLPKHADQFNSIDTKLHQAFAQLQVNQPFYFASMKDSVEDKGTTDYLRLVAEKVGIESRHIDIEDIGLTSEGRFVDLEDRWIAHLFKLHAWEFIFHEPFGAAIAECDTQFFEPAWKAILSNKGILPLLWEFNQGHPNLLASHLDTDPGKAVPKGWVRKPFFSREGANIELQTADGLIVKEDGPYTDAPFILQEFAPLPRFGDSYTLIGSWVIGDQAAGIGVREDNSLITKDSSRFLPHLILD, from the coding sequence ATGAAAAAGATCCATTGCGCAGAGCGTCATGACTGGAAACAGACCGCCGACAGCCTCGGCTTTCTGTTCCACACCATCGACGACGAACCCTACTGGGACGAAAGCGCCTACTACCAGTTCACGCTCAAGCAAATCGAGCGCGACCTCGAAGACCCGACCACCGAGATCCATGACATGTGCATGGACCTCGTGGCCCGCGTGGTGCAGAGCGAAGAGTTGCTTGAGCGGCTGAGCATTCCCGCGCCGTTCTTCGACATGATCCGAACCTCATGGCTCGAAGGCCACCCGCACCTGTACGGGCGCATGGACTTCTCCTACAACGGCACCGGGCCCGCCAAGCTGCTGGAACTCAACTACGACACACCGACCAGCCTCTACGAGGCGGCGGCGTTTCAATGGGGCTGGCTGGAACAATGCATTGAACGCGGCCTGCTGCCCAAGCATGCCGACCAGTTCAACAGTATCGACACCAAACTGCACCAGGCCTTCGCCCAATTGCAGGTCAACCAGCCGTTCTACTTCGCCTCGATGAAAGACTCGGTCGAAGACAAGGGCACCACGGACTACCTGCGCCTGGTCGCGGAAAAAGTCGGCATCGAATCGCGCCACATCGACATCGAAGACATTGGCCTCACCAGCGAAGGCCGTTTCGTCGACCTCGAAGATCGCTGGATTGCGCACCTGTTCAAACTGCACGCCTGGGAATTCATCTTCCACGAGCCCTTCGGCGCCGCGATTGCCGAGTGCGATACCCAGTTCTTCGAGCCCGCCTGGAAAGCCATCCTCTCCAACAAAGGCATCCTGCCGCTGCTGTGGGAATTCAACCAAGGCCACCCCAACCTGCTCGCGTCCCACCTGGATACCGACCCCGGCAAAGCCGTGCCAAAGGGCTGGGTGCGCAAACCGTTCTTCTCCCGCGAAGGCGCCAACATCGAACTGCAAACCGCCGACGGCCTGATCGTAAAAGAAGACGGCCCCTACACCGACGCGCCGTTCATCCTCCAGGAGTTCGCGCCGCTGCCGCGCTTTGGCGACAGCTACACGCTGATCGGGTCCTGGGTGATTGGCGATCAGGCCGCGGGGATTGGCGTGCGAGAAGACAATAGCTTGATCACCAAAGACTCAAGCCGGTTCTTGCCGCACCTGATCCTCGACTGA
- a CDS encoding DNA cytosine methyltransferase, translating to MTREYSFVDLFSGAGGFTEGFLLAGKGARGFRLAGASDLHNGAGATHLNRFNKQLGIDYRFLVKDIRDDDFIESIVSNVQWSTGRDDVDVVVGGPPCQGFSLFGKRDEEDPRNNLFRYYLSVIETLRPKYFVMENVPGLAVMYGGTVVEKIYEEVAKIGPHKYSLTGPIYVRAEEFGVPQARERILFIGTRDDCPSVSGIMRPEQKSIVTTSQAIDDLSFLNSWESSSQYHSEYPAVGEYQKASRRGRLFHKYGIKNNAVELKNHEAAKHTPDVIARFAMIKPGSGFESIPRELWDRHLSSNKKWCVRMHPNKPSNTVVTLPDDFVHYSKPRIPTAREMARLQSFDDTFEFLGPRTTGGGGAGNKNRAKDLPQYTQIGNAVPPLLAKGIAETILNALDAQ from the coding sequence ATGACTCGAGAATATTCCTTCGTTGACCTTTTTTCTGGGGCAGGGGGATTCACGGAAGGATTTCTTCTAGCTGGAAAAGGTGCGCGTGGCTTTCGTTTGGCAGGTGCTAGTGATCTGCATAATGGCGCAGGCGCTACACACCTTAATAGATTTAATAAGCAGCTCGGAATAGATTATAGATTCCTAGTTAAGGACATCAGGGACGACGATTTCATTGAAAGTATTGTTTCTAATGTTCAGTGGTCAACTGGGCGTGATGATGTAGATGTTGTAGTTGGTGGGCCTCCTTGTCAGGGGTTCTCGTTGTTTGGGAAACGAGATGAAGAAGATCCAAGAAATAATCTTTTCAGATATTATCTTTCTGTAATTGAAACGCTGCGGCCAAAGTACTTTGTCATGGAAAATGTTCCAGGTTTGGCAGTGATGTACGGAGGAACGGTTGTAGAGAAGATTTATGAGGAGGTTGCAAAAATTGGTCCTCATAAGTATAGCTTGACTGGCCCTATATATGTGCGAGCTGAGGAGTTTGGCGTTCCTCAAGCGAGGGAAAGGATTCTATTTATAGGTACAAGAGATGACTGTCCGAGTGTTAGCGGAATTATGCGGCCAGAGCAAAAATCTATTGTGACCACCTCGCAAGCAATAGACGATCTGTCTTTTTTGAATTCCTGGGAGAGCTCGTCTCAATATCATAGCGAATATCCTGCAGTAGGTGAATATCAGAAGGCCTCTCGTAGAGGTAGGTTGTTCCATAAATATGGTATAAAAAACAATGCCGTTGAGTTAAAAAATCACGAGGCTGCGAAACATACGCCTGACGTAATCGCAAGATTCGCGATGATTAAACCCGGTAGCGGATTTGAAAGTATTCCTAGAGAGTTGTGGGATAGGCATCTGAGCTCAAACAAAAAATGGTGTGTCCGTATGCACCCCAATAAGCCTTCGAATACCGTTGTAACTTTGCCTGATGACTTTGTTCACTATTCTAAACCGCGGATTCCAACTGCTCGAGAGATGGCTAGATTACAATCTTTTGATGATACCTTTGAGTTTTTGGGGCCTAGAACTACAGGCGGGGGCGGTGCAGGGAATAAAAATCGAGCTAAAGATTTACCGCAGTATACCCAGATTGGGAATGCTGTTCCGCCTTTGCTGGCGAAAGGAATAGCGGAAACTATTTTGAATGCATTGGATGCTCAGTAG
- a CDS encoding PspA/IM30 family protein: MTQSIWSKLFTALRGGASEVGESIVDQQALRILDQEIRDADTALANAKRELVSIMAKHKLAADRVGEYDAKIKDLESKAMAAIQANREDLAMEVAEAISTLTNERDVEQKQATEFGGYADGMRKDITKAESRIKSLRQQVDMAKARESVQKAQVSASIASGGANGKLETAVGTLNRLQAKQQQRAAELQAQDELAEASTGTDLERKLRDAGITPDTGSANAILERLKQKSAE; the protein is encoded by the coding sequence ATGACTCAGTCCATCTGGAGCAAATTGTTCACCGCGCTGCGTGGCGGTGCCAGCGAAGTCGGCGAATCGATCGTCGACCAACAAGCCCTGCGCATCCTCGACCAGGAAATTCGCGACGCCGACACGGCGCTGGCCAACGCCAAGCGTGAGCTGGTGAGCATCATGGCCAAGCACAAACTGGCGGCTGATCGCGTCGGTGAGTACGACGCCAAGATCAAGGACCTGGAGTCCAAGGCCATGGCCGCTATCCAGGCCAATCGTGAAGACCTGGCCATGGAAGTGGCCGAAGCCATTTCGACCCTGACCAACGAACGTGACGTCGAGCAAAAGCAGGCCACGGAGTTTGGCGGGTACGCCGACGGCATGCGCAAGGACATCACCAAAGCCGAAAGCCGGATCAAAAGCCTGCGCCAGCAAGTGGACATGGCCAAGGCGCGCGAAAGCGTACAGAAGGCCCAGGTCAGCGCGTCCATCGCCAGTGGTGGCGCCAACGGCAAGCTTGAAACCGCCGTCGGTACCCTGAATCGCTTGCAGGCCAAACAGCAGCAACGTGCCGCTGAGCTGCAAGCCCAGGATGAACTGGCTGAGGCATCCACGGGCACCGACCTGGAGCGCAAGCTGCGCGACGCCGGCATCACGCCGGACACAGGCAGCGCCAATGCGATTCTGGAACGCCTGAAGCAAAAGTCGGCCGAGTAA
- a CDS encoding DUF6124 family protein has translation MDNVFSDLPSSAATKPFTVNEELSFEDAWVRVAELLQCAVATSQTLGEPLGAPHRAVMHLVEMAKMVADRAVECLQPR, from the coding sequence ATGGATAACGTTTTTTCGGATTTGCCATCATCGGCTGCGACTAAGCCATTTACTGTTAACGAAGAGCTGAGCTTTGAAGATGCCTGGGTGCGTGTTGCGGAGTTGCTGCAGTGTGCGGTGGCCACGTCGCAGACGCTGGGTGAACCGCTGGGCGCGCCGCATCGGGCGGTGATGCATTTGGTGGAGATGGCGAAGATGGTGGCGGATCGGGCTGTGGAGTGTTTGCAACCGAGGTGA
- a CDS encoding YjfI family protein, translated as MKQMRAGLAAAGYVKHETWVLPENRSLLKQMEKQLRQPILAGSFMSENFMSAGTNWNIDRLFTALQALDEVVSNDITLSLVQGAESSIKLEMNDFGGLPIYIAVVGEQIIVDTVLVDVESINDVTAFNDAVLRSREMFPLSSIGIESMPNGQVVYNMFGALSSDSSLTNIVTEVKTLVDNVQRASEAFERFFN; from the coding sequence AACACGAGACTTGGGTGCTTCCCGAAAACCGAAGCCTGCTCAAGCAAATGGAGAAACAGCTTCGCCAACCGATTCTGGCTGGCTCATTCATGTCGGAGAATTTCATGAGCGCAGGTACCAACTGGAATATCGATCGCCTCTTCACAGCGCTTCAGGCTCTGGATGAAGTGGTTTCCAACGACATTACGCTTTCTCTCGTTCAGGGCGCCGAGTCCAGCATCAAGCTGGAAATGAACGACTTCGGGGGCTTGCCGATTTACATCGCGGTGGTCGGCGAACAGATCATCGTGGACACCGTGCTGGTCGACGTCGAGTCCATCAATGACGTAACGGCTTTCAATGATGCGGTGCTGCGCAGCCGGGAGATGTTCCCGCTTTCTTCGATCGGCATCGAGTCCATGCCTAACGGCCAAGTTGTTTACAACATGTTCGGTGCGTTGAGCTCCGACTCCAGCCTGACCAACATCGTGACTGAGGTGAAAACCCTGGTCGACAACGTGCAGCGCGCCAGCGAAGCCTTCGAACGTTTCTTCAATTAA
- a CDS encoding DUF2075 domain-containing protein: MIVYAATKQQFLKDNDNDDIEEVILRHYKEATGKRVGASEIKSWQGSLTYMAKVLRDEELPNDAGLAIELHIPQSSKRIDFLMTGRDANQGKNAVLIELKQWSKSTATTKDAIVKTALGGGIVETIHPSYQVWSYAALLEGFNEAVYDKSIEVRPCAYLHNYVSDGVINSAHYEAYISKAPLFLKGPDELEKLRAFLKTHILHGDNKEILYELSNGKIRPSKALADALKGLLKGQPEFILIDDQKATFESALAAASTASEAAPKVIIIEGGPGTGKTVLAINLLVRLTSLGLLSKYVSKNAAPRKVYESKLVGTVKRSHFSNLFSGSGAFIDTVPNTFDSLIVDEAHRLNEKSGLYANLGENQIKELIESAKCSVFFIDEDQRVTLNDIGSKQAIRAFAKAKGADVEEYTLSSQFRCSGSDCYLAWLDDVLDIRATANPLLDNSEYEFKIFDTPQAMHAAIEQKNHGNKARVVAGYCWPWRSKKDAREFDIVIGSDYKRQWNLDQDGSLWIIAENSVDQVGCIHTCQGLEVDYIGVIIGPDLIVRDGRVLTSALARDKNDKSIRGWKKMMKEQPELAKRETDLIIKNTYRTLMTRGMKGCYLYCTDPETAQYFAGRLTNQSQD, translated from the coding sequence GTGATCGTTTACGCTGCGACCAAACAGCAATTCCTCAAAGACAACGATAACGACGACATCGAAGAGGTCATTCTCAGGCACTACAAAGAAGCCACGGGCAAGCGCGTTGGGGCATCGGAGATAAAATCCTGGCAGGGCTCGCTGACGTACATGGCGAAGGTGCTCCGAGATGAGGAACTGCCGAATGACGCCGGATTGGCTATTGAACTGCACATTCCCCAATCCTCTAAGCGTATCGATTTTTTGATGACTGGCAGGGATGCAAATCAAGGTAAGAACGCCGTCCTGATTGAGTTAAAGCAGTGGAGTAAATCGACAGCGACCACTAAGGACGCAATCGTCAAAACCGCCTTGGGTGGCGGAATAGTGGAAACCATCCATCCTTCTTACCAAGTCTGGTCGTACGCCGCATTGCTGGAAGGCTTCAACGAGGCGGTCTATGACAAAAGCATTGAGGTCCGCCCCTGCGCTTATCTTCACAACTATGTCAGTGATGGGGTCATAAATTCGGCGCATTACGAGGCGTACATAAGCAAAGCTCCGCTCTTCCTCAAAGGACCGGATGAGCTGGAAAAGCTGCGCGCCTTTCTCAAGACACACATCCTTCACGGCGACAACAAGGAAATACTCTATGAGCTTTCCAACGGAAAAATTCGCCCGTCGAAGGCTTTGGCTGACGCACTTAAAGGACTTCTGAAAGGCCAGCCAGAATTTATATTGATCGACGATCAAAAAGCGACGTTTGAATCCGCACTTGCAGCGGCCAGCACCGCTTCTGAGGCTGCGCCGAAGGTGATTATCATCGAGGGCGGCCCAGGGACAGGAAAAACAGTCCTGGCAATCAACTTGCTCGTGAGGCTTACAAGCCTTGGATTACTCAGCAAGTACGTATCAAAGAACGCTGCGCCGAGAAAAGTTTATGAAAGCAAATTGGTGGGTACGGTCAAACGTAGTCACTTCTCGAATCTATTCTCAGGCTCAGGCGCCTTCATCGATACTGTCCCCAACACCTTTGATTCGCTCATCGTCGACGAGGCCCACCGGCTGAACGAAAAAAGCGGGCTTTACGCAAATTTGGGTGAAAACCAAATCAAGGAATTAATCGAGTCGGCCAAGTGCTCAGTCTTTTTCATCGATGAAGATCAACGAGTCACCCTGAATGACATTGGCAGCAAACAAGCCATCCGCGCCTTTGCAAAAGCCAAAGGGGCGGATGTCGAAGAATACACGCTGTCATCACAGTTCCGTTGCAGTGGCTCTGACTGCTATCTGGCGTGGCTGGATGACGTGCTTGATATCCGTGCAACCGCCAACCCACTGCTCGATAACAGCGAGTATGAATTCAAAATATTCGACACACCTCAAGCCATGCATGCGGCCATCGAGCAAAAAAACCACGGCAACAAAGCCCGAGTGGTAGCCGGTTATTGCTGGCCGTGGCGCAGCAAGAAAGATGCTCGAGAGTTCGACATTGTTATAGGCAGCGACTACAAACGCCAATGGAATCTGGATCAGGATGGCAGCTTGTGGATCATCGCGGAGAATTCGGTTGATCAGGTCGGCTGTATCCATACTTGCCAAGGTCTGGAAGTCGATTACATCGGTGTGATTATCGGGCCGGATCTCATCGTACGTGATGGACGCGTTCTCACCTCTGCCCTTGCAAGAGATAAGAACGACAAATCCATTCGAGGCTGGAAAAAGATGATGAAGGAGCAACCCGAACTGGCCAAACGGGAAACGGACTTGATCATCAAGAACACGTACCGGACCTTGATGACTCGAGGAATGAAGGGCTGCTATCTCTACTGCACAGATCCTGAAACTGCTCAGTACTTTGCGGGCCGACTTACAAATCAAAGCCAAGATTGA
- a CDS encoding DUF2491 family protein, with product MGWFKQLMGLEAPKANTAPQWTAGNTQPATGPLGLAPGKGVMFDASLKLLLDEKTTVVIPGSQEIWANGTVDLGQSTWLSRYYMNDEDYWLQVHTTGEIAGQVESVILFNYLSVVTISSEAELRRLAGPQSLIGLPTYTHNGVEYARVWGSEAGQTELVAMTEQVVNPEDAYNVEHRSMLYARDTGLTDRREFLLFSVEEDAEGTVSLSTSLGISLYTNDLTTL from the coding sequence ATGGGATGGTTTAAACAATTGATGGGGCTTGAGGCCCCGAAAGCGAATACTGCGCCGCAATGGACAGCCGGCAACACCCAGCCGGCCACCGGGCCACTAGGCCTGGCACCCGGCAAAGGCGTGATGTTCGACGCGAGCCTGAAATTGTTGCTCGATGAAAAAACCACGGTGGTGATCCCTGGCTCCCAGGAAATCTGGGCCAACGGCACCGTAGACCTCGGCCAGTCGACCTGGCTGTCGCGCTATTACATGAACGACGAAGATTACTGGCTGCAGGTGCACACCACCGGCGAGATCGCCGGGCAGGTCGAGTCGGTGATCCTGTTCAACTACCTCAGTGTCGTCACCATCAGCAGTGAAGCGGAACTGCGTCGACTGGCGGGGCCACAGAGTCTGATCGGGCTGCCGACCTACACCCACAACGGCGTCGAATACGCCCGTGTGTGGGGCAGCGAAGCTGGCCAGACAGAGCTGGTGGCGATGACCGAACAGGTTGTAAACCCCGAGGACGCCTACAACGTCGAGCACCGTTCGATGCTGTACGCCCGCGACACGGGTCTGACTGATCGTCGCGAGTTTCTGCTGTTTTCCGTCGAAGAAGACGCAGAGGGCACCGTTAGCCTGAGTACGTCGCTGGGCATTTCGCTGTACACAAACGACCTGACTACGCTTTAA
- a CDS encoding DUF350 domain-containing protein, whose product MLEALSISLNKAAVFGFVTYILGAAVLFALFQFIYTRITPHKEFELIRAGNVSAAVALGGAIIGFAIPASNVIAYSISLLDFVVWAVIAAVVQLLAFLLTSLVLKGTSERIKNGELAAGIYVAAVSISVGMLNAACMTPTQN is encoded by the coding sequence ATGCTGGAAGCGCTCTCTATCTCTCTGAACAAAGCCGCTGTGTTTGGCTTTGTCACCTACATCCTCGGTGCGGCCGTGCTGTTCGCACTGTTCCAGTTCATCTACACCCGCATCACGCCGCACAAGGAGTTCGAACTGATCCGTGCGGGCAACGTGTCGGCTGCGGTCGCGCTGGGCGGTGCCATCATCGGCTTCGCCATTCCGGCCAGCAACGTGATTGCCTACTCGATCAGCCTCCTCGACTTCGTCGTCTGGGCGGTGATCGCCGCCGTCGTCCAACTGTTGGCGTTTCTGCTGACCAGCCTGGTGCTCAAAGGCACGTCCGAGCGCATCAAGAATGGCGAACTCGCCGCCGGTATCTACGTGGCCGCCGTGTCCATCAGCGTCGGCATGTTGAATGCCGCGTGCATGACGCCTACCCAGAACTGA
- a CDS encoding rhomboid family intramembrane serine protease: MDALKGFKTIAGLALLMVALQLVNVGTGYSLMAFGLIPRTVQGLLGILTSPFLHASFAHLSANLIAFLVLGTLVIVDGVHRFIAVSAIIILLGGSLVWLFGFSGVHIGASGWVFGLWAYLLSRAWFHRSWSNLITAGVVAVLYGGLVVGFLPRQGISFEGHFFGAFAGFIAAKVLLSSPRSRFNAG, encoded by the coding sequence ATGGATGCCCTGAAGGGTTTCAAGACAATCGCAGGCCTTGCCCTGTTGATGGTTGCGCTGCAACTGGTCAATGTGGGGACCGGTTACAGCCTCATGGCATTCGGCCTGATCCCGAGAACGGTGCAGGGGCTGCTCGGCATCCTCACCTCACCGTTTTTGCACGCGTCGTTTGCTCATCTGAGCGCAAACCTGATCGCCTTTTTGGTCCTGGGCACCTTGGTCATTGTCGATGGAGTCCATCGGTTCATTGCCGTCAGTGCGATCATTATTCTGCTGGGCGGTTCGCTGGTCTGGCTGTTCGGTTTCAGCGGCGTACACATCGGTGCCAGCGGCTGGGTATTCGGGCTCTGGGCCTACCTGCTGTCTCGCGCCTGGTTTCACAGAAGCTGGAGCAACCTGATAACGGCCGGTGTTGTAGCGGTGCTGTATGGTGGCCTGGTCGTGGGTTTCCTGCCTCGTCAGGGGATCTCGTTCGAGGGGCACTTCTTTGGCGCGTTCGCCGGGTTTATTGCAGCCAAGGTACTTCTATCCTCGCCGCGCAGCAGGTTTAATGCCGGGTGA